The genome window gcagaatatttctcataatacatctcagttgcaaaaaattgaaaaactgcaatcaccaatgatacagatagataactttaacacaatgtcagaattttgtttaattgattatgagactcttgaaaaaactgtacaaaatctcagttcctcaacatctgaactggacattctgcccaccaacttttttaaatctgttcttcatcttataattacagatgtgcttcaaattataaatacatccttggagactggcgttgttcctgtgtccctaaaaaaagctgttgtaaagcccttcttaaaaaaataatctggatccttcagtgttaaataactacaggccaatatcaaatctaccattcatcgggaaaatcctggaaaaaattgtcttcaatcaattaactgcctttttgatatcaaacagccgttttgataattttcagtcaggatttcgtgccaatcatagcactgaaacagcgctgattaaagttataaatgacatacgtcttaatactgatgcaggcaaaacatcggtcctggtattactggacctcagtgcagcttttgatactgttgatcacaacatactgctatatcgacttgaacactgggttggattgactggtaaagttatcaattggttaaaatcatacttaaaagatagaagcttctttgttaccctgggaaattgttcctcaacgtcaatgcccttgacctgtggtgtcccccaggggtcgattcttggaccattacttttcaacctttatatgctcccacttgggcaaattatcaataaaaattcaattttgtatcactgctatgcagatgatacccaaatttattttgctctatcacctaatgattatgccccccttgaatgtctctaccagtgtatcgatcaaatcaatagctggatgtcacaaaattttcttcagctgaacatagataaaacagaagtaattctatttggaaaaaaagatgaaagactcaggattaccactattcttgacacaaaagggattaaaactaaagaaatggttaaaaaccttggtgttttcattgacagcgagctaaactttgacagtcacatgaaagcaatcactaaaacggcattttatcacctaaaaaacatttccaaactaagaggacttatgtcaaaaaatgatctggaaaaactaatacatgccttcatctctagtagggttgattactgcaatggccttttcacaggcttgccaaaaaagaccattaaacgatttcagctggttcaaaatgcagcggcgagggttctcacacaaacaaaaagaacagagcacattactccaattctaaggtcccttcactggcttccagtaagctacagagttGACTTTAaactattgctgctggtatacaaatctctaaatggtacagggcccaattacctctctgatatgttgcagcggcctaacccaatcagatctaccagatcgcaacagaaaaatttactattaaaaccagttgttaaaacaaagtgtggtgaagcagcttttagctactatgcagtacagctatggaaccaactgccagaggacattaaaaatgctcctgctgttggcagcttcaaatctaggttaaagaccaagctgttttcagatgctttctgttaattaatatttttacattttttataatctttactttctctgcatgttttaaatttactttaactccattctattttattccgctggtttctttttctcctttttctttttggcattttattattttatttctactattgtttaattcttattattttcttttaattctttgaattaattgttttagaatagaaataaatttattttatgtaattttatttctctattgtttactgtttttgtttttgcttctgtaaagcacattgaactgccattgtgtatgaaatgtgctatataaataaacttgccttgcctcaaTTTCTACAGGCTTTGCAtaatattctacaggttctacaagcaagTCACTGCATTCAGTAGGTTGTTTCCGAGTCCTTAGATTCTGTAAATGCATTGTGGCAACAATCCAACAACACCTTGACATGATAAAACAATAAAACATGAATCTTTTAAAAAAGTACTTTTaaatacttcagtatttttaaaagcaagtcctCCAGTACAGTAACTCAAGTAAAAATTCGACTGAACAGCTTTCACTTGTATTAGAGTAACAGTTGACCAGGAGGATCTTTACTTTCACTCAAATAATGGGAGTTGTGGATTTTGTCCTGAAGTGCAGACTTGTCCAAGTGCTTTCAGATTCTTGCTTTCAAACAGTGGAAGTGTTATATTCAGCTTTACTTACATGGCTTTTCTGGATGCTGCAATCACAGGCATCACCTTCACAAGGACCTCATCTGGTATCTTTTCTGTACTGGTGTATTTACTCAGGTcaaactcctccagctcctgtgctgaagtcagtaacacaaacaccagagcAGACCACTGTGAAGGAGAGAGTTCACTTTGTTTTCCAGATTTCAGGTAGTGTTGGATTTCCTCCACGAGAGAATCGTCACCCAattcattcagacagtggaacagattgatggatttttcTGCAGGAAGATCTTCACTGATTTTCTCCTTAATGTACTGAACTGTGTTCCTCTTTCCGGTCCAGGAGCTACTTCCtgtctgtgttactaaggcatgcaagagtttctgattggactccagtgagagacccagaagaaaGCGGAGGAACAGATCCAGATGTCCAGTCTGACTTTTTAAGGTCTGATCTACAGCACTCCTGTGTACATCTGAAATTGTCTTCAAGGACCGACTCTGATcaagaacatttctcttttccttcatgaaggtcagatgcacatacagagctgcgagatgctcctgaatgctcagatgaataaagcagtacactttactctggtgaagcccaacctcttctctgaagatctgcgtacacacacctgagtacactgctgcttctctcacatcaatgccacactctctcaggtcttcttcatagaagatcaggttgcctttctccagctgctgaaaagccagttttcccagttTGAGAAGCATTTCTTCATCACTCTCCTGCTTCTTGGAGTACTTTCCTCTGATGATGTTTGTTTGAAtgatgaggaagtgtgtgtacatttgagtcagagtcttggggatctcgccactctctgcttcacccaacattctctcgaGAACAGCAGCTGAAATCCAacagaagactgggatgtgacacatgatgtagaggcttcttaatgacttcaggtgtatgatgatgttctcggccaggctctgatcactgaccctcttcctgaagtactcctccttctgtggatcattgaaccctcgtacctctgtgaTTCGATGGACATACTCCAAGGGGATTTGATCAGCTGCTGCTGGTCGGGAGGTGATCCagatgagagcagagggaagcaggtTCCCTTTGATCAGGTTTATCAGCAGCACACGCACTGATGCTGATTCAGTTACATCACACACACTCGCTGTGTTCTGGAAATCCAGAGGGAAACGACACTCGTCCAATCCGTCAAAAACGAacagaaccttttccaacctggacatttctgtttctttggtTTCCTTAAAACAGAAATGAAGGAGCTCCATCAGACTCAGGTTTTGgtccttcatcagattcagctctctgaaaggaagtggaaatatgaggtggacgtcctgatttgctttcccttcagcccagtccacaatgaacttctgcacagagactgtttttccgaTACCAGCCACTCCCTTTGTCACTACAGTTCTGATGGGTTCATCTTCTTCAGATAAGGGCTTAAAGATGTCATTGCATTTGATTGGCGTTTCCGCTGTTGTTTTTCTCCTGGACACTGCCTCGatctgtctcacctcatgttctttattgacatctccactgtctccctctgtgatgtagagctccgtgtagatctcattcaggaGCACTCTGTTTTCCTGCTTTATCATCACTccatttaaacactgaaacttCTTCATCAGATTTAATTTGAACTTTTTCTGGACTTCATTTCCAGCAGCAGATTCTGGGGCATGTCTGTGTGACAGGGGAAGTAGGAAGACATGGTGAGACATGGGCTCCAATTCTTAGCATTTAAGATCACAGTTTTTCTGACTGGTTTCCACAGATAGTTCTTTATGATGTTCTCACTGTGCATTTGTTTTATTCTCCTGTATTTTTTCTATAATCTAATCAGTCTCTATGAAATAACAGCAGAGAGGTTTATATTCCAGTGCGCCAGTGTCAGTCATGGTGTTGGGTTTGATCTTACCCTGCATCTGTGATGAAGATCTTTTCTATTCTGTCTCCTGCCTTCTGtaaaacactgaacaaaaatttGTGCTGTTAAAGACAATAACTTTCATCACTTTAATCCTACAACCTAAACTTTAGCCCTAATTTTACTACAATAATTCTTTGAGTGCATTAACATTTAGAGAGCACAGTGCTGAATACAACATAACAAAAacattgtggacctggagaaaatAAATATCTGCCCCAGTTTTAATTTGAGTTTTTCTCATTTTTCCTTCCTTTCTGGTCATTACGGATGGAACAGAATATCACTCCATCATgcagaatgaacagataatgtgttttAAATGGATACAAAAGCAGATGGATATTTTTAGGAAAGCTGTCCAGAAATGTTCACAGGTATAAAATCTGTAACTCATTCCAGAATTATACTCCACCCTGGATGATCCACCAGtccatcattttaggggcaattTAGTGATAAGTTGACCAActgatgtttttgggaggtgggagttcAGGTGGAGGAAAATGctgattttcattattattaataaatgctGTAATGTCAGTGATGTGATTTATGGAAAATAGTCATTGTGTTCATATAAAGGGTCTCCATtttctattatattttacagAAACACTCAGACATCGCTTTTCATGGAGACACGGCCAAGTAACAGTGATCTCAATGGGGCCGGGATTTTAATcgcaatgtattattattattattattattattgtagtaaTTCCATATTGTTTTTTTGCTTCTATTATCATGTCTTGCTTTAGCATTTAAGACATTACCTGTAAAACATTTTGAGCTTTGTAAATATTTACATTCCTCAAAAGCATTTCCTGAAAGTCTTACTGAATTACTAAAGACTAAGAAACTATTATATCATAAAACTGTACACTAAAATGATAGGAACCATAATAGAGATTAAATCAAAAATAGCTGCTAATGACAGTGTACCACAGCCTTTAACTGTGACTTTAGCTATgtgaattatgggatgttacctgtggacagatgaagGGTTTCCCTTGTTAAAGCACAAAGGAAACTCCATAGACCgatcactcttcatggagacacagctgggttctggtgagtctgatttCTTCATCTGGAGTTTACTGTACAACATTATAGACAGTCCTTTATATACACCATTTACACtggttattattaattattactgGTTATTTTAATTGGCAAGTGTTGGTGTCAATcagtaatttattttattttctatacaaattattttccaatatcctcttcatttttttgttgtactttcactttcctttttttgcattttaaacttttttttttcggaagaacgccaagaccagaagctttctttttcctcctcctgtgtaaagaacacaagcggaggccatccacatcggatctgctttaatatcaacagaattaagatacagtggtgctcaaaagtttgtgaaccctttagaattttctatatttctgcataaatacgtctTGAAACataatcaggttttcacacaagtcctaaaagtagataaagagaacccagttaaacaaatgagacaaaaatattatccttggtcatttatttattgaggaaaatgatccaaatcttacatatctgtgagtggcaaatgtatgtgaacctttgctttccatatctggtgtgacccccttgtgcagcaataactgcaatgaaacgtgtccggtaactgttgatcagtcctgcacactggcttggaggaattttagcccattcctctgtacagaacagcttcaactctgggatgttggtgggtttcctcacatgaactgcttgcttcaggtccttccacaacatttcgactggattaaggtcaggactttgacttggccattccaaaacattaattttattattctttaaccattctttgctcgAACAACTTGTGtgattagggttgttgtcttgctgcatgacccaccttctcttgagattcagtttatggacaaacatcctgacattttcttttagaattcactggtataattcagaattaatagttttatcaatgatggcaagctgtcctggcccagatgcagcaaagcaggcccaaaccatgatactaccaccaccatgtttcacagatgggataaggttcttatgctggaatgcagtgttttcctttctccaaacataacgcttctcatttaaaccaaaaaattctattttggtctcatccatccacaaaacatttttccaatagccttctggcttgtccacatgatctttagcaaactgcagatgagcagtaatgttctttttggagagcagtggctttctccttgcaaccctgccatgcacaccattgttgttcagtgttctcctgatggtggactcatgaacattaacatcagccaatgtgagagaggccttcagttgcttagaagttaccctggggtcctttgtgacctcaccgactattaccgtacatgccttgctcttggagtgatctttgttggtcgaccactcctggggagggtaacaatggtcttgaatttcctccatttgtacacaatctgactgtggattggtagagtccaaactctttagagatggttttgtaaccttttccagcctgatgagcatcaacaatgctttttctgatgtcctcagacatctcctttgcttgtgccatgatatacttccacaaatgtgttgtgaagattggactttgatagatccctgttctttaaacaaaacaaggtgcccactcacacctgattgtcatctcattgattgaaaacacctgactctaatttcaccttcaaattaattgctaatcctagaggttcacatacttttgccactcgcagatatgtaatattggaacattttcttcaataaataaatgacagagtataatatttttgtctcctttgtttaactgggttctttttatctacttttaggacttgtgtgaaaatctgatgttttaggtcatattcatgcaggaatatagaaaattctaaagggtttggttttaattttattataCACAGAATCCAAAAAAGATAAACCTTCTTTACATTGGAGCTATGTTCACAAGAAATGGCGTCACAagacgggttcacaaactttcaagtaccactgtacgtgaatcctttcaccatcacacaccttcagcttgttcactgtgctgagtgcaggatgtttattcattcttcctctgtcactattgatagctttatttgtgataaatgcagattaggccacaccaatttaattagttggttctctgattttttcaggaaaaatatgaagcgagcgagcgaaataaaaataaaatttaaaaaatgctctgatggtaaaattagcagtggaaatagagggctttcataattgagaaacaaaacaaagacaatacattattggAAGTGTGTTGCGTGAGGGCATGAGAGGGCAGTCATACACGCGTCTCACGCTCACTACATAATCAGCAGCCCTGCTCAAGAGGGATGCTACCCAGAAAAAATGAACAAGGGAataaacccagtaggcctacagTAAATTTGTGTCATGTATTATCCTTGTCAGCAGAgctagctctggctgcacgtattttatcaggcaaaccagtaaacaaatAGGCTAAATAaccgattgaattacagtcaattggacatctacaatgcacagaaaaaaaaaagatttgaccaggagtaggctacttctgatggctaaacACTTCAaattagggctgaacgattttaagaaaaaattgaattgtgatttttctggcagatattgcgatttcgatttcaaccacgattttttttctttaaatcaagtttcagtgcaaattaattaatacaatgaattccataaagctaatgcaagaatgaaaattgaggtcaacagatttcaaatgtaggcctgtttattaacattgagtgcctgaggaacaagttacaataacttaaaataacaaaaagagagccatctttcttaagtaaacttttgcttcttttacttttcccatctacaacatatcagacataaaaaaaggttgatcaatggctcagcagcatcaaaatattgcacttttgtaaaagaatgtacataagcattataaattataactagagccaacaattcccctgtgggaaataagaatgatgcagtggctgtagcagtcgctattgcagggcccctccctcctgtgtgtgtgagagtgagcgagcagcccctcccccacccacgcgctcagacacagagacagagaaagcgcactttttcctcacagtgctccctccaaacaatggggatttacacgaaaacaggagatattcacaaaattctttcacactgagttccacaaggctttcctgaacgtaattttttttgtctgtagtgtaaaaaatgaggacaatttattgacgaaacaaaacatgggtcagtttaggagcactgagaaaaaccgcggctttgacgaccccaaaatcgtgttgtctgagatcgcgattttcggttgAAAACGATAGATTGTTCAGCCCTACTTcgaatgattttttttgtttgcccctcacatcaatcagtgaaatatataaatcaaacccacctccacagagttgttgTCCAAATTGGCAtatcgcagggtaacaagctcatggcatcttgagtacaactgtgcaaagttttccccctcttgaatttcgacacacctgtcaaagattttacacttctgttcgctgaatatcctaacaatcacaaacacaggctttgcaggattcccttccacaggcatgtttcttccacaagtctttatctaaagtgaaagggacAATTTGATTGGTTTTCAACATCACGTATCCTTTTCTGTTGGCagaagtttgatttcgatttttttttcattttgcattttcttcaagcagcgattccgagaaccaactaatcgaattggtgtggccttagttcgctctctgacagagaagattgcacctgtagaagtgcgtatccagactttagacaaggccagtgagaatgagaacagtgtagtttctgcaggagAAAGCCTATCCAGAAAGTCTATCTAGCCCTAGgtagagttagtaatcccccaactctggcattagagccttcacagcagggtgaatgggtgatgactcagtggcacaagcatagagccaaagctaccgctgaggctcgcccacgggagcaccactccactTCACGTGTTGAAGAAGTTTGCtccccttagtgatgcacccgctgagaaacctgaaagagctctgggttATAGGGAACTCCAtcctacggcacgtgaaattagctaggcctttaggggtaccaacagctttagtcaggtgtatactgggagccagggcaccagacatagcaggtTCCTAGGTTAGGCACCTAGGCAAGCATAGGTTtttaaagatagttatccatgtaggagctaatgatatatgccttcctcAGTCTGAGGTtagtaagagtaactttgtagaggtgtttaaatttacaaaggtgatgtccaatgctgtagaacgctctggccccatcccaatatggtgtggtgatgtagcttacaacAGGTTATGGTTCTTGAATTGCTGGTTgttcaggtggtgctctgaaaacagtgtgggctttatagataattgggctaattttgagggcactgctggcctgttagggtgggatggtatccatcccacttgggaaggtgttgctctcatttcttgcagcataggtcatagtctcggaacaggtctagttaacttctgacaatccagcgccaaggccagggagcagatgaacaggctaaactaactgtctgctagctgcacagagtcgacactcatggtccactacatcgagacggtgtctgttccctgagctaaacaaaaaagtagaaatactcagtttgttccagtaacctaatcgatataaaattagatcatactgactatacagctgctgccagcacctttgatctaaaggtggggctattaaatattagatctcttacatctaaagcgctaatggttaatgaacttattactgatcaggagtttaatgtacagtgtttaactgaaacatggattaagccaaattaatatatagcattaaatgaagctagtcctcctggatacagttatatacaccagcctcgtctaactggcagaggaggaggcattgtggttatttataaagattatctaggtgtaacacacaaacctggttataaatttaatacatttgaagttcttcatactcatataatatatgtagcctcgaaaaataagtctacccagttaattccgttacttattatttacaggcccccgggaccATATTCTGAGTctgtttctgaatttgcagattttatctcagacctagtTATTTCctcagacaaagctttagttgtcagagattttaatattcacttcgataacccagaagaccctttgacaacagcatttgtgtccgttttagattcagtaggggttaatcagagtgtcactggaccgacccataatggtggtcacactctcgatctaatactaacattcaggttaaacatagaaaatacagtcacacttccacagtctgaagttctcagatcatccgctcatctcattcaaaatatgtctgagtaataatatatgcacctcaccacgctactgtattaaacatacat of Neoarius graeffei isolate fNeoGra1 chromosome 22, fNeoGra1.pri, whole genome shotgun sequence contains these proteins:
- the LOC132870665 gene encoding NACHT, LRR and PYD domains-containing protein 12-like: MKKSDSPEPSCVSMKSDRSMEFPLCFNKGNPSSVHSVLQKAGDRIEKIFITDAGHAPESAAGNEVQKKFKLNLMKKFQCLNGVMIKQENRVLLNEIYTELYITEGDSGDVNKEHEVRQIEAVSRRKTTAETPIKCNDIFKPLSEEDEPIRTVVTKGVAGIGKTVSVQKFIVDWAEGKANQDVHLIFPLPFRELNLMKDQNLSLMELLHFCFKETKETEMSRLEKVLFVFDGLDECRFPLDFQNTASVCDVTESASVRVLLINLIKGNLLPSALIWITSRPAAADQIPLEYVHRITEVRGFNDPQKEEYFRKRVSDQSLAENIIIHLKSLRSLYIMCHIPVFCWISAAVLERMLGEAESGEIPKTLTQMYTHFLIIQTNIIRGKYSKKQESDEEMLLKLGKLAFQQLEKGNLIFYEEDLRECGIDVREAAVYSGVCTQIFREEVGLHQSKVYCFIHLSIQEHLAALYVHLTFMKEKRNVLDQSRSLKTISDVHRSAVDQTLKSQTGHLDLFLRFLLGLSLESNQKLLHALVTQTGSSSWTGKRNTVQYIKEKISEDLPAEKSINLFHCLNELGDDSLVEEIQHYLKSGKQSELSPSQWSALVFVLLTSAQELEEFDLSKYTSTEKIPDEVLVKVMPVIAASRKAMISCETIEGRSAEALVSVLNSETSSLRELHLTVKTLDLFRNKLKESGLKRLCAVLENPHCKVETLRLCECGVSGEGCAALSSSLRSNPSHLRQVDLSKNNLGDSGVKRLCAVLENPHCKLETLRLCECGVSDEGCAALISALRSNPSHLKELNLSKNNLGDSGVKHLCAGLENPHCKLETLGLWGCGVSDEGCAALSSALRSNPSHLRELNLNNNHLGDSGVKRLCAVLENPHCKLEKLGLRWCGVSDEGCAALASALRSNPSHLRDLDLDENKIEDSGEKLLSALKDDEHYKLQKLM